The sequence GACCAGTCACTCTGATTTCCCGAGGTTGAAACTTTGAAGACTAGCCCTCCAGGACAACTGTTCTCCGTGTGGTACCTCACAACGCCCCCGCTGGTGGCATGCGTGGGGGGAGGCACTGCGCGTGGCCACCTGTCTAGACCACCGGGGGCGGCGGCATGATCGCAGAAGTCCAGCAGCACCTGCGCGCCCTCATCCACGACGAGGCGCAGCTGCCCCGCGACGCCATCGACGTGCGCTTCGCCGCGCCCACCAGCAGCTGGGTCGCCTCCCTGACCCGGCCAACTCTCAACTTTTTTCTCCACGACCTGCGCGAGAACACCGCGCTGCGTTCCATGGCCTTTACGCAGACCCCCATGCCCGGCGGCGTGCAGCGGCACCTCGCGCCGCGGCGCATGGACCTGCGGTTCCTGGTCACCGTGTTCTTCAAAGCGCAGCTGGACGAACTGGGCCGAGACGAGTGGGCCGTCCTGTGGCGCGTCCTGACCGCGCTGCTCCGCCAGGACGAATGGGACGAACGCTACCTGCCCGAGGAAGCCCGGCGCCTGAACATGGCCGTGCTGGGCAGCGTCACGCAGTCGGACGCGCCTCAGACTGTGTTCAGCAGCCTGGGCCTCCCCGTCCGCCCCCACCTGCAGTACACCGTGACCGTGCCCCTCGACCTGAACGTGAGCCGCTTCGCGCCCCTCGTACTGGAACGCGACCTCAGCCTGCGCGGCAGCCTCGATCGGGACGCGCCCATCGTGGCCCGCCGGCAGCGGTCAAGCTGGCAGCTGCGCGACGCGCAGGGCCGCCCGCTGGCTGACGCCCTGGTCCGCAGCGACACCGGCGCGCGCGCCTTCACGGACCCGCACGGCGTGGTGCACCTCGACGCGCCGCGTGAGGCGGTCACCCGGCTGGACGTCCTGACCCTCGACGGGCAGCGCCTGGTGCTCACACCCCACACCCGGCAGGCGCAACTGAGCCTCGCGGAGGCCCCTTGAGCCGTTACCCTGCCCCTGAGTCCATCCCCCCCGCAGGAGTACCGCTGTGACCCGACCTCTTTCTCGTCCCGCCCCGCCCGACGTCCTCGGTACCGGCGTTGCCTTTCCCATCAGCGTCAATGCCCGAGGTCAGCTGGGCATGGTGTCGGGCGAACGCGCCGTCACCCAGGCCATCCTGACCCTGCTGATGACCGCGCGCGGCCAGCGCGTAATGCGCCCCGAGTACGGCTGCCGCATTCACGAACTGGTGTTCGCGCCCGGCGACGCCACCACCCTTGGCCTCGCGTCGTACTACGTGGATGAAGCGCTGCGCCGCTGGGAACCCCGCATCGAGGTGGACCGCGTGCAGGCCCAGCTGGACCCGGGCGACGCCGCCCGCATCGTTGTGGACCTCCGTTACCGGCTCAAAGGCACTCCGGAGCCCCGGTCCCTGATCTTCCCCTTCTACCGCGCCCCCTGACCCCGGAGACCCCCGTGCCCCTACCCACCGTGAACCTCGACGACCGCCGCTTCGACGACATCCTCGACGAAGCCCGGCGCCTGATCCCGCAGTTCTGCCCGGAATGGACCGATCACAACCCCAGCGACCCGGGTATGGCCATCCTGGAAGTGTTCGCCTGGATGACCGACCTGCTGCTGTACCGCGTCAACCAGGTGCCGGACAAACTCCTGATCGCCTTCCTTGACCTGATCGGGGTGCAGCTCGCTCCGCCACGCGCAGCGCAGGCGCCCGTCACCTTCTACCTCAGCGCCCCGCAGGACACGCCGCTCGCCATTGCCGCCGGCACCGAGGTCGCCACGCTGCGCACCGAGGTCAATGAGGCCACCGTGTTCTCCACGGAGCGCGCCGGCGTGATCCGCCCCCCACGTCTCTCGGGGCTGTACACCGCCAACACCCTCGCGCAGGTGCGCCTGGGCGGGGAGGGCGACACCGCAGGCGTCCGGCACGACCTGGCGCAGCTGGGTCTGCCCGGCTACCGCTTTCCGATCTTCCAGCCGCAGCCGCAGCCGGGCGACGCGCTGTTCGTGCAGCTTGACGCCGATCACAGCGAGCATGTCCTGGCGCTGACGTTCGGCGTGGAACTCGCCGGGGGCGCGGGCGTCAACCCCCAGCATCCCCCTTACGTGTGGGAGGTGTGGCAGGGCGGCGTGAGCCGCTGGGCCCCCTGTGACGTCGAGTACGACGGCACGCACGCCTTCAACATTTCCGGCGAGCTGATTCTTCGCCTGCCCACCATGCGCGAGGGAAGCTTCTTCGACCAGCGCGGGTACTGGCTCCGCTGCCGCCTGACGAACGAACAGATGCACGCCGGGTACAAAGTCAGTCCCGATCTGGAGACCCTGCGGGTCGACGCCCGCGGCATCACCGTGCCCGCCCGGCACGCCACGGTCGTGACCAACGAGCTGCTGGGGCAGAGCAGCGGCGCCCCCGGGCAACGCTTCACGCTGCTGCACGGCCCGGTGCTGCACCTTGACCCGGACCGCGACCTGATCGAGGTGGTCACGCCCGAAGGAGACGCCAGTCTGTACACCCCGGTGGCCGACTTCTCGATGTCCTCGCCGCTGGACCGGCATTTCACCTTCGACACCAGCTCCCGCGAGGTGGCGTTCGCGCCCAGCATTCTGCAGCCCGACGGCAGCGTGTACCGCTTCGGCACCGTGCCCCCGCAGGGCGCCGCGATCCGCATGCGCCGCTACCAGTACGGCGGCGGTGCGGGCGGCAACGTCCCGGCGCGCAGCCTCACCGTGCTGAAAAGCAGCCTCCCGTACGTCGCGCGCGTTACCAACCACGCGCCGGCAGCCGGCGGACGCAACGGCCAGCAGCTCGAAGACGCCGTTCAGCGCGTGCCGCAGCTGCTGCGCACCCGCACCCGCGCGGTGACGGCCGATGATTACGAGCACCTCGCCGCTCAGGTCAGCGGCGTGGCCCGCGCCCGCTGCATCACGCCCAACATGGCCGCGCCCGGCCAGACGTATCCCGGCCAGATCCGGGCGCTGACCGTGCCGCCCGGTCAGGTCACCGTGGCCCTGCTGCCCCAGGTGTCACTGGACGACCTGATCGCCCTGGATGACCCCAGCACCGACCCGCTCTCCCCGATGACCGGGCGCATCGCGCCGGAACGCCTGACGCTCAGCGCTGAACTGCGCGCGGCGGTTCAGGAGGAACTTGACCTGCGCCGCCCGGTCGGCACCACCCTGGACCTGCGCGCCCCGCAGTACGTGTGGGTCAGCGTGACCGCCACCGTCCGCACCGCCCACGGCGCCAGCCGGCCCGTGCGGGAAGACGTGCGCCGGCGCGCCATGCAGGTGCTGTACAGCTACCTCAACCCCTTTACCGGCGGTCCGGACGGCAAAGGCTGGCCGTTCGGGCGGACCCTGACGCTCAGCGAACTGTACGGCCTGCTGCGCGGCGTGCCCGGCCTGGAAGTCGTGGAGGACGTGCAGGTCGTCCTGACCGAACCCGGCCAGTCCGACAGCCGCGAAACCATCACCGGCAGCCTGCCGCTGCCGCCGCAGGCGATCATCGTCTCCGACGTGCACCACGTGCGGGTGGACCACTGATGACCCCCCTTCCCAGCGCCAGCCTGCAGGTCCGCCGCGGCGGCGACGTGCTGCGCGTCCTGCCGCTCGCCCGGCAGCTGTCCATCGGGCGAACCCCGGACAACGGCCTGCCGCTGCGCGACCCGAGCGTCGCCATCCGCCACGCCGAGATCACATCGGAAAACGGCGCGGTGCTGCTCACCCACCTCGCCGCTGGCGACGCCGTGACCTTCGTGAACGGCCACCGCCTCGCGCCGAACCAGCCGCGCCGGCTGGAGAGCGGCGACGAAATCCAGATCGGCCCCTTTACCCTGGCGTACCTGACGGCCGCGCCCGAAACGCGCCCGGCCCCCGCCCCCGCCGGGCGCGTGCAGGAGCAGGGGGAACTGGCCGCGCTGCCCGCCCGGCCACCACTGCCGACCGCCGCGCCCGAACAGCCCCCGCGGAACGCCCCGGCCCTGTACACCGAGTTCCTCCCACCGTTTTTTCAGGAGTCCGAGTTCCTCTCGCGGTACCTGAAGATCTTCGAGGCGGTCTGGGAACCCCTGCAGCGCCGCCAGGACAGCCTGGACATGGTGTTCGACCCGCGGGTGGCGCCGCCCGCGGTGCTGACCTGGATGGCCCAGTGGCTGGGGGTTCCCCTGGACCCGCACTGGCCGGAAGCGCGCCAGCGCGCCTGGCTGCGCGAGGCCGTCACCCTGTACCGCTGGCGCGGCACCCGCTACGGGCTGAGCCGCGCCCTGGAAACCGTGTACGGCCTGAGCCCCGTGCTGCGCGAAGACAGCGCCCGTCCCCACACCCTGACCGTGCGGCTGCTCGACCCGCCCGACGGGGACGACACCGCCAGCCGCGAGGCCGTCACGGCGTTCATTCATGCGCACGCGCCCGCCCACGCCCGGGTGGACGTCGAGTGGGTCGCCGCGCCTCCTGAGGCCTCCGCGCCCGACCCACGTCCGGCGCCGCAGGCTGAACCGGCGCTGGACGGCACAGCCGACCCGGTCCTCACGACGCCTCTTCCCTCCACGCCTGACCAGGGCTCCGCAGGACCTCCCACATGACCGATACCCGGACCTTCCACCATTACCAGCTGAGCCGTCCCCTTGGAGGCGGCTGGCTGGGCACCGTCTATACCGCCACCGAC is a genomic window of Deinococcus taeanensis containing:
- a CDS encoding DUF4255 domain-containing protein; translation: MIAEVQQHLRALIHDEAQLPRDAIDVRFAAPTSSWVASLTRPTLNFFLHDLRENTALRSMAFTQTPMPGGVQRHLAPRRMDLRFLVTVFFKAQLDELGRDEWAVLWRVLTALLRQDEWDERYLPEEARRLNMAVLGSVTQSDAPQTVFSSLGLPVRPHLQYTVTVPLDLNVSRFAPLVLERDLSLRGSLDRDAPIVARRQRSSWQLRDAQGRPLADALVRSDTGARAFTDPHGVVHLDAPREAVTRLDVLTLDGQRLVLTPHTRQAQLSLAEAP
- a CDS encoding GPW/gp25 family protein encodes the protein MTRPLSRPAPPDVLGTGVAFPISVNARGQLGMVSGERAVTQAILTLLMTARGQRVMRPEYGCRIHELVFAPGDATTLGLASYYVDEALRRWEPRIEVDRVQAQLDPGDAARIVVDLRYRLKGTPEPRSLIFPFYRAP
- a CDS encoding putative baseplate assembly protein; this translates as MPLPTVNLDDRRFDDILDEARRLIPQFCPEWTDHNPSDPGMAILEVFAWMTDLLLYRVNQVPDKLLIAFLDLIGVQLAPPRAAQAPVTFYLSAPQDTPLAIAAGTEVATLRTEVNEATVFSTERAGVIRPPRLSGLYTANTLAQVRLGGEGDTAGVRHDLAQLGLPGYRFPIFQPQPQPGDALFVQLDADHSEHVLALTFGVELAGGAGVNPQHPPYVWEVWQGGVSRWAPCDVEYDGTHAFNISGELILRLPTMREGSFFDQRGYWLRCRLTNEQMHAGYKVSPDLETLRVDARGITVPARHATVVTNELLGQSSGAPGQRFTLLHGPVLHLDPDRDLIEVVTPEGDASLYTPVADFSMSSPLDRHFTFDTSSREVAFAPSILQPDGSVYRFGTVPPQGAAIRMRRYQYGGGAGGNVPARSLTVLKSSLPYVARVTNHAPAAGGRNGQQLEDAVQRVPQLLRTRTRAVTADDYEHLAAQVSGVARARCITPNMAAPGQTYPGQIRALTVPPGQVTVALLPQVSLDDLIALDDPSTDPLSPMTGRIAPERLTLSAELRAAVQEELDLRRPVGTTLDLRAPQYVWVSVTATVRTAHGASRPVREDVRRRAMQVLYSYLNPFTGGPDGKGWPFGRTLTLSELYGLLRGVPGLEVVEDVQVVLTEPGQSDSRETITGSLPLPPQAIIVSDVHHVRVDH
- a CDS encoding phage tail protein, with product MTPLPSASLQVRRGGDVLRVLPLARQLSIGRTPDNGLPLRDPSVAIRHAEITSENGAVLLTHLAAGDAVTFVNGHRLAPNQPRRLESGDEIQIGPFTLAYLTAAPETRPAPAPAGRVQEQGELAALPARPPLPTAAPEQPPRNAPALYTEFLPPFFQESEFLSRYLKIFEAVWEPLQRRQDSLDMVFDPRVAPPAVLTWMAQWLGVPLDPHWPEARQRAWLREAVTLYRWRGTRYGLSRALETVYGLSPVLREDSARPHTLTVRLLDPPDGDDTASREAVTAFIHAHAPAHARVDVEWVAAPPEASAPDPRPAPQAEPALDGTADPVLTTPLPSTPDQGSAGPPT